A window of the Electrophorus electricus isolate fEleEle1 chromosome 11, fEleEle1.pri, whole genome shotgun sequence genome harbors these coding sequences:
- the c1d gene encoding nuclear nucleic acid-binding protein C1D, whose translation MADEGSVEDYPSEIEEYLTGFEFSLSSVQNVIQTLMSVSKGDHVKLDPLEQAKLDLMSAYTINSLFWMYLVTQGVNPKEHGIKQELERIRTYMNRVKEMADKKKAARLDKGAASRFVRSALWDAEEAKAKSGTKRPSKAKDDPQQASKAKGGKQKPSKAKGDPHRPSKAKQRKLS comes from the exons ATGGCAGATGAAGGGTCTGTGGAGGATTATCCGTCGGAGATCGAAGAGTACCTTACTGGTTTCGAGTTTTCCTTGAGCTCTGTCCAAAATGTGATCCAAACCCTTATGTCTGTGTCAAAGGGCGACCACGTAAAG CTTGACCCACTTGAACAAGCCAAATTGGATCTGATGTCTGCATACACCATCAACTCACTGTTTTGGA tgTATTTAGTGACACAAGGAGTGAATCCAAAAGAACATGGAATCAAGCAAGAATTG GAGAGGATCCGAACATATATGAACAGGGTGAAGGAAATGGCAGATAAGAAGAAGGCGGCTCGCCTGGACAAAGGCGCAGCGTCACGGTTTGTGAGGAGTGCCCTGTGGGACGCGGAGGAAGCCAAAGCCAAGAGCGGCACAAAGCGGCCCAGCAAAGCCAAGGATGACCCACAGCAGGCCAGCAAAGCCAAGGGCGGTAAACAGAAACCCAGTAAAGCCAAGGGTGATCCACATCGGCCCAGCAAAGCCAAGCAGCGT
- the slc29a3 gene encoding equilibrative nucleoside transporter 3 translates to MEHPQANGISTHVSVPHSSPSSDRKSEVKAEEEEEEEEDMEDVPLIQPLSSRHRPRDSYNLVYVIFFLLGIGSLLPWNFFVTAKHYWLYKLSNSSSSAVQELHSDLSDYFESYLAIASTVPSVLCLVLNYLLVNRLSADMRVLCSLAVILVVFVFTTALVEVDVSGCREQFFAGTLASVALVSGASNVFSGSVFGISGHFPMKISQALISGQAMGGTLSAVASVVDLAAASDVSTSALVYFLTADVFILLCIAMYLLLPRLAYCRYYMEAAYPGPVVPDGTLTSPESSHPAAPTVPSVPPLCPILRKTWKLGLYVFYVFFISIAIFPAVSSGIQSVDSGTGAPWTTTYFVPLTSFLLYNVADFCGRQVTAWLQVPGPTSRVLPALVLCRTVLVPLFILCNYQPRYHLTTVLFSHDLFPVLFISLLGLSNGYLGTLPMIYGPKVVPRELAEPAGVAMAFFLTGGLAVGSAFSVLLVHCI, encoded by the exons ATGGAGCACCCGCAGGCCAACGGGATCTCCACCCATGTCTCTGTCCCCCACTCCTCCCCTTCTTCCGATAGGAAGTCGGAGGTCAaagctgaggaggaggaggaggaggaggaggatatgGAGGATGTGCCCCTGATACAGCCGCTGAGCTCCCGCCACAGGCCGCGTGACTCCTACAACCTGGTGTACGTCATCTTCTTCCTGCTGGGCATCGGCTCGCTCCTGCCCTGGAACTTCTTCGTCACAGCCAAGCACTACTGGCTCTACAAGCTGAGCAACAGCTCCAGCTCAGCAGTCCAGGAGCTGCACTCCGATCTCAGC GATTACTTTGAGAGCTACCTGGCCATTGCCTCCACCGTTCCTTCAGTGCTGTGCCTGGTCCTTAACTACCTCCTGGTGAACAG GCTTTCCGCTGACATGCGGGTCCTGTGCTCCCTGGCTGTGATCCTGGTCGTGTTCGTATTCACCACGGCGCTGGTAGAGGTGGATGTGTCTGGCTGCAGGGAGCAGTTCTTCGCGGGGACCCTGGCCAGCGTGGCACTGGTCTCCGGCGCCTCCAACGTTTTCAGTGGCAGCGTGTTTGGCATAAGCGGCCACTTCCCCATGAAGATCTCGCAGGCGCTCATATCAG GGCAGGCGATGGGCGGCACTCTGAGCGCCGTGGCATCCGTGGTGGACCTGGCCGCCGCGAGCGACGTGAGCACCAGCGCGCTGGTCTACTTCCTCACGGCCGACGTCTTCATCCTGCTCTGCATCGCCATGTACCTGCTGCTGCCCAGACTGGCCTACTGCAG GTACTACATGGAGGCAGCCTACCCTGGTCCCGTCGTGCCTGACGGAACTCTCACCTCTCCGGAGTCCAGCCACCCAGCTGCCCCGACCGTCCCCTCCGTACCCCCGCTCTGTCCCATCCTGAGGAAGACGTGGAAGCTGGGCCTGTACGTCTTCTACGTCTTCTTCATCTCCATCGCCATCTTCCCGGCCGTGTCCTCTGGCATCCAGTCAGTGGACAGCGGCACGGGCGCCCCGTGGACCACCACCTACTTTGTGCCGCTCACCAGCTTCTTGCTGTACAACGTGGCGGACTTCTGCGGGCGGCAGGTGACCGCCTGGCTGCAAGTGCCGGGTCCCACCAGCCGGGTCCTGCCCGCCTTGGTCCTCTGCAGGACCGTCCTGGTGCCCCTGTTCATCCTCTGCAACTACCAGCCGCGCTACCACCTCACCACCGTGCTCTTCTCTCACGACCTCTTCCCCGTGCTCTTCATCTCGCTGCTGGGTCTCTCCAACGGCTACCTCGGCACGCTGCCCATGATCTACGGGCCCAAGGTGGTCCCACGCGAGCTTGCAGAGCCTGCAGGCGTGGCCATGGCCTTCTTCCTAACAGGGGGGCTGGCAGTAGGCTCGGCCTTCTCTGTCCTCTTGGTTCACTGTATCTGA